In one Thermanaerovibrio velox DSM 12556 genomic region, the following are encoded:
- the rplB gene encoding 50S ribosomal protein L2: MGMKKYKPITPGRRFMVTPSYEEVTKSTPERSLVRVLKKHAGRNNTGRITMRHRGGGAKIKYRIVDFKRDKIGVPGRVAAIEYDPNRSARIALINYVDGEKRYILCPSGLNVGDMVEAGPNADIKPGNALKLKDIPVGTVIHNIELEPGRGGVLVRSAGVSAQLMAKEGKYAYVRMPSGELRLVLQECCATVGQVGNEEHENAVSGKAGRTRWMGRRPHVRGMVMNPVDHPMGGGEGRSKSNKHPVSPWGTPAKGYRTRKPKPSDKFIIRRRDK, translated from the coding sequence ATGGGAATGAAGAAGTATAAGCCCATCACCCCCGGCCGGAGGTTCATGGTGACCCCCTCTTACGAGGAGGTGACCAAGAGCACCCCGGAGAGGAGTCTTGTGAGGGTGCTCAAGAAGCACGCGGGGCGGAACAACACGGGCCGCATAACAATGAGGCACCGGGGTGGCGGGGCGAAGATAAAGTACCGCATAGTGGATTTCAAGAGGGACAAGATAGGGGTTCCCGGCAGGGTGGCGGCCATCGAGTACGATCCCAACCGTTCCGCCCGGATTGCCCTCATCAACTACGTGGACGGGGAGAAGCGTTACATCCTTTGTCCGTCCGGGCTTAACGTGGGCGACATGGTGGAGGCGGGTCCCAATGCTGACATCAAGCCGGGCAACGCGTTGAAGCTCAAGGACATCCCGGTGGGTACTGTGATTCACAACATCGAGTTGGAGCCTGGTCGTGGCGGCGTCTTGGTTCGTTCTGCCGGGGTCAGCGCCCAGCTCATGGCCAAGGAGGGCAAGTACGCCTACGTCCGGATGCCCAGTGGTGAGCTGCGGTTGGTCCTTCAGGAGTGCTGCGCCACCGTTGGTCAGGTGGGCAACGAGGAGCATGAGAACGCGGTTTCCGGTAAGGCCGGCAGGACCCGTTGGATGGGCCGCAGGCCCCACGTGCGGGGAATGGTCATGAACCCGGTGGACCATCCCATGGGTGGAGGCGAGGGTCGGAGCAAGTCTAACAAGCATCCCGTGTCCCCCTGGGGTACCCCGGCGAAGGGCTACAGGACCAGGAAGCCCAAGCCTTCCGACAAGTTCATCATTCGCCGCAGGGATAAGTAA
- the rplP gene encoding 50S ribosomal protein L16 produces MLSPKRVKYRKPHRTPLKGVSKGATSVDFGEYGLQALENGWITARQIEAVRVALSRKMKKGGKIWIRVFPDRPVTRKPLETRMGKGKGNVEYWTAAVKRGRVMFEVAGVPREVVMEAFRTASYKLPIKVKMLVREGAGE; encoded by the coding sequence ATGCTGTCGCCTAAGAGAGTTAAGTACCGCAAGCCTCACAGGACGCCCTTGAAGGGGGTTTCCAAGGGGGCCACTTCGGTGGACTTCGGGGAGTACGGCTTGCAGGCCCTGGAGAACGGCTGGATAACCGCTCGTCAGATTGAGGCGGTTCGTGTGGCCCTCTCCAGGAAGATGAAGAAGGGCGGGAAGATATGGATTCGGGTGTTCCCGGATCGTCCCGTTACCAGGAAGCCCTTGGAGACCAGGATGGGTAAGGGTAAGGGTAACGTGGAGTATTGGACCGCAGCGGTCAAGAGGGGCCGTGTCATGTTTGAGGTGGCTGGTGTTCCCAGGGAGGTAGTGATGGAGGCCTTCCGGACCGCGTCCTACAAGCTCCCCATCAAGGTGAAGATGCTGGTGCGGGAAGGGGCAGGTGAGTAG
- the rplE gene encoding 50S ribosomal protein L5: MEPRLLSKYRSEAVPRLKSRFQYSNVMEVPKLVKVVINIGVNEAKQDMKYMDASMNELAAITGQRPMMKRAKKSVAGFKVREGMPVACYVTLRGAKMWEFVDRLISLALPRIKDFQGVSKRGFDGRGNYNLGLKEQLIFPEIDYDKVIRQRGMNISFVTTAKTDEEAQALLSELGMPFAR, from the coding sequence ATGGAACCTCGTCTTCTGAGCAAGTATAGGTCCGAGGCCGTCCCCCGCCTGAAGTCGCGCTTCCAGTACAGCAATGTGATGGAAGTGCCCAAGCTGGTGAAGGTGGTCATCAACATAGGGGTAAACGAGGCCAAGCAGGACATGAAGTACATGGATGCCAGCATGAACGAGCTGGCCGCCATAACCGGGCAGAGGCCGATGATGAAGAGGGCCAAGAAGTCCGTGGCGGGCTTCAAGGTTCGTGAGGGCATGCCTGTTGCCTGCTACGTGACTCTCCGGGGTGCTAAGATGTGGGAGTTTGTGGACCGGCTTATAAGCCTTGCCCTTCCCAGGATAAAGGACTTCCAGGGCGTGTCCAAGCGGGGCTTCGACGGCCGGGGGAACTACAATCTTGGCCTGAAGGAGCAGCTCATATTCCCCGAGATAGATTATGACAAGGTCATTCGCCAGAGGGGCATGAACATCTCCTTTGTTACCACTGCGAAGACCGATGAGGAAGCCCAGGCTTTGCTTTCGGAGCTTGGGATGCCGTTCGCCCGCTGA
- the rplX gene encoding 50S ribosomal protein L24, whose translation MAMRIKTGDRVYVISGKDRGKEGKVLRRDLGKDLVVVENVNMVTKSVRPSQKNPRGGLVKQEAPLRACKVMLVCPACGKPTRVGRAFLDDGRKVRVCKKCGEIVDKV comes from the coding sequence ATGGCCATGAGGATAAAGACCGGTGACAGGGTCTACGTGATATCCGGGAAGGACCGGGGTAAGGAGGGCAAGGTTTTAAGGCGCGATCTTGGTAAGGACCTGGTGGTGGTTGAGAACGTCAACATGGTCACCAAGAGCGTCAGGCCCTCTCAGAAGAACCCCAGGGGAGGTCTTGTTAAGCAGGAGGCTCCCCTTAGGGCCTGCAAGGTTATGTTGGTCTGTCCCGCCTGTGGCAAGCCCACCAGGGTGGGGCGGGCGTTTCTGGACGACGGCCGCAAGGTAAGGGTTTGCAAGAAGTGCGGCGAGATAGTGGACAAGGTTTAG
- the map gene encoding type I methionyl aminopeptidase, with amino-acid sequence MITFKGPEDLEQMRRAGKLVAEVLRALRELIKPGVDTLTLDRFAEDLIVRSGGIPAFKGYKVPGIRRPFPGTICVSINEEVVHGIPSRDKVLSEGDILSVDVGVSLGGWYGDAACTYPVGEVSFERRRLLEVTLGGLKAAIAVIRDGATLGDVGHAVESVVKGAGMGLVREYAGHGIGRRLHESPQIPNYGRPGVGITLKAGMTICVEPMVMTGGEAVKSLSDGWTVVTADGSDSAHFEHTLLVTPEGCEVLTPWED; translated from the coding sequence ATGATAACCTTCAAGGGCCCGGAGGATCTGGAGCAGATGCGCAGGGCCGGTAAGTTGGTGGCGGAAGTCCTTAGAGCTTTGCGGGAGTTGATCAAACCTGGGGTAGACACCTTGACCCTTGATCGTTTTGCGGAGGATCTCATTGTGAGATCCGGTGGCATTCCGGCTTTCAAGGGTTACAAGGTTCCGGGGATTAGGCGTCCTTTCCCGGGCACCATATGCGTCTCTATAAACGAAGAGGTGGTTCATGGGATCCCGTCAAGGGATAAGGTGCTGTCGGAGGGGGATATCCTGAGCGTCGATGTGGGGGTTTCCCTGGGTGGCTGGTATGGGGATGCCGCTTGTACCTACCCGGTTGGAGAGGTGTCTTTTGAGAGGCGCAGGCTTCTTGAGGTCACCCTTGGGGGGCTTAAGGCAGCCATAGCGGTCATCCGGGACGGTGCCACCCTTGGCGATGTGGGTCATGCGGTGGAGTCGGTGGTTAAGGGTGCTGGTATGGGGCTTGTAAGGGAGTATGCGGGTCACGGCATAGGCCGGCGGCTTCATGAGTCCCCTCAGATACCAAACTACGGGCGGCCTGGGGTTGGTATAACCCTGAAGGCTGGGATGACCATCTGCGTGGAGCCCATGGTTATGACCGGCGGGGAAGCGGTTAAGAGTCTCTCGGACGGCTGGACCGTGGTTACCGCGGATGGTTCCGACTCGGCCCATTTTGAGCACACCCTTCTGGTAACTCCGGAAGGATGCGAGGTGCTGACCCCATGGGAGGATTAG
- the rplN gene encoding 50S ribosomal protein L14 gives MIQLRTVLNVADNSGAKKIMCIQVRGGSYRKVGSVGDVIVASVKEAIPNSNISKGDVVKAVIVRTRKEVRRKDGSYVRFDDNAAVIIDNNGDPKGTRIFGPVARELREKRYMRIVSLAPEVI, from the coding sequence ATGATTCAGCTTCGCACGGTTCTTAACGTGGCGGACAACTCCGGGGCCAAGAAGATAATGTGCATTCAGGTCCGCGGCGGCAGCTACCGTAAGGTAGGTTCCGTGGGGGATGTGATAGTGGCCTCGGTGAAGGAGGCCATCCCCAACAGCAACATAAGCAAGGGGGACGTGGTCAAGGCGGTGATCGTTAGGACTCGCAAGGAGGTTCGTCGTAAGGACGGTTCCTACGTGAGGTTCGACGACAACGCGGCGGTCATAATAGACAACAACGGAGACCCGAAGGGTACTCGTATCTTCGGACCCGTGGCCCGGGAGCTCAGGGAGAAGCGGTACATGAGGATCGTATCCCTTGCTCCGGAAGTAATATAG
- the rpmD gene encoding 50S ribosomal protein L30, with product MAKLVITWKKSHIGRHYRQGLTIKALGLKKLNQTVVHEDTPQIRGMIRKVEHLVEWTLEE from the coding sequence ATGGCTAAGCTTGTGATAACTTGGAAGAAGAGCCACATAGGCAGGCACTATCGGCAGGGTTTGACCATAAAGGCCCTTGGTTTGAAGAAGCTGAACCAGACGGTGGTGCACGAGGATACCCCTCAGATTAGGGGCATGATCCGCAAGGTGGAGCACCTTGTGGAGTGGACCCTTGAGGAGTAA
- the rplF gene encoding 50S ribosomal protein L6, with product MSRIGRKPIPLPKGVTVAVEGAEVKVKGPKGSLDFKVLPGISVEVRDDQVMVSRSSDDKAMRAAHGMTRAIINNMVVGVSQGFEKQLEIIGVGYRAQMQGKNLVLSLGFSHPVEVVPPAGIELATDGPTKIFVRGIDRQKVGQVAAEIRGHRPPEPYKGKGIRYVGEYVIRKAGKAGSK from the coding sequence ATGTCTCGTATAGGTCGCAAGCCCATTCCCCTTCCCAAGGGGGTTACGGTTGCAGTCGAAGGGGCGGAGGTCAAGGTTAAGGGCCCCAAGGGTTCTCTTGACTTCAAGGTATTGCCCGGGATATCCGTGGAGGTCCGGGACGACCAGGTGATGGTCAGCCGCTCCAGCGATGATAAGGCCATGAGGGCTGCTCACGGCATGACCAGGGCGATAATCAACAACATGGTGGTTGGTGTCAGTCAGGGTTTTGAGAAGCAGCTGGAGATAATCGGTGTGGGTTACAGGGCTCAGATGCAGGGGAAGAACCTTGTCCTGTCCCTGGGTTTTTCCCACCCGGTAGAGGTGGTTCCCCCGGCGGGGATAGAGTTGGCCACCGATGGTCCCACTAAGATCTTCGTTCGCGGCATAGACCGCCAGAAGGTGGGCCAGGTGGCGGCGGAGATCAGGGGTCATCGTCCGCCGGAGCCTTACAAGGGTAAGGGCATTCGGTACGTGGGCGAGTACGTTATTCGCAAGGCCGGTAAGGCTGGAAGCAAGTAA
- the rplW gene encoding 50S ribosomal protein L23 — protein sequence MNLVAHDIILRPVITEKSSRLMEHNQYTFEVHRGANKIQVRKAVEEIFKVKVVRVNTINVKSKPKRLGAYLGRSRSWKKAIVTLAPGERIEFFEGAGA from the coding sequence ATGAACCTGGTGGCCCACGACATCATTCTTCGTCCGGTCATAACGGAGAAGAGCAGCAGGCTGATGGAGCACAACCAGTACACCTTTGAGGTGCACCGGGGGGCCAACAAGATACAGGTCCGCAAGGCGGTGGAGGAGATCTTCAAGGTGAAGGTGGTGCGGGTTAACACCATCAACGTGAAGTCGAAGCCCAAGAGGCTTGGCGCGTACTTAGGACGCTCGCGCTCGTGGAAGAAGGCCATCGTGACCCTGGCTCCAGGGGAGCGGATAGAGTTCTTCGAGGGCGCTGGAGCCTAG
- the rpsH gene encoding 30S ribosomal protein S8, which produces MHLTDPIADMLTRIRNANTVCHEMVDVPMSKVKVEIARILKEEGYIKNYKTVTEGEGSFPVLRIFLNYGPNRERVIQGIRRISKPGRRVYAGRDELPKVMGGLGVAVISTSKGMMTDARARREGLGGEVVCYVW; this is translated from the coding sequence ATGCATTTAACTGATCCCATAGCGGACATGCTGACTCGCATAAGGAACGCCAACACGGTGTGCCACGAGATGGTTGACGTTCCCATGTCGAAGGTGAAGGTGGAGATAGCCCGGATCCTCAAGGAGGAGGGCTACATCAAGAACTACAAGACCGTTACCGAGGGGGAGGGTTCCTTCCCGGTGCTTCGGATCTTCTTGAACTACGGACCTAACCGTGAGAGGGTGATCCAGGGCATAAGGCGGATAAGCAAGCCTGGCAGGCGGGTTTACGCGGGCCGGGATGAGCTCCCCAAGGTGATGGGTGGTCTTGGGGTGGCGGTGATCTCCACGTCCAAGGGCATGATGACCGACGCGCGGGCCCGTAGAGAGGGTTTGGGCGGCGAGGTCGTCTGCTACGTATGGTAG
- the rplO gene encoding 50S ribosomal protein L15: MRLHDLSPVPGSNRKPKRIGFGLGSGHGKTACKGTKGHKSRAGGGVRPGFEGGQMPLVRRIPKRGFSNARHRVDFQGINVGDINDRFEAGAVVDPAALLAVGLIRRAGMPVKILGDGELTKALTVRAHGFSASAAKKIEAAGGKSEVI, encoded by the coding sequence ATGAGGCTGCACGATCTTTCTCCGGTACCGGGGTCCAACAGGAAGCCCAAGAGGATAGGTTTTGGGCTTGGCAGCGGGCACGGCAAGACCGCTTGTAAGGGTACCAAGGGGCACAAGTCCCGCGCCGGCGGTGGCGTGCGTCCCGGCTTCGAGGGTGGTCAGATGCCCTTGGTGCGCCGGATCCCCAAGAGGGGGTTCAGCAATGCCAGGCATCGGGTGGATTTTCAGGGCATTAACGTTGGGGACATCAACGATCGCTTCGAGGCCGGAGCCGTGGTTGATCCCGCTGCCCTCTTGGCGGTGGGTCTTATCCGCAGGGCCGGCATGCCCGTGAAGATCCTGGGCGATGGGGAGCTCACGAAGGCCCTTACCGTCCGGGCTCATGGCTTTAGCGCCAGCGCCGCCAAGAAGATAGAGGCCGCGGGTGGCAAGTCCGAGGTGATATAA
- a CDS encoding adenylate kinase, giving the protein MRVILLGPPGAGKGTQAAAVKERFQIPHISTGDMLREHVKEGTELGRKAKEYMDGGKLVPDDLIIAMMEDRLSKEDCAGGFLLDGFPRTLPQAEALDRLLSKMGIKLDGVVLLDVSDDVVVERLSGRRVCRSCGAIYHVSFHPSSRGDLCEACGGELYQRDDDREEVIRRRLKVYHEQTAPLESYYEGKGLLRRVSGEGATDAVLKVLQGN; this is encoded by the coding sequence ATGAGGGTTATCCTTTTGGGGCCTCCCGGTGCGGGGAAGGGCACCCAGGCGGCGGCGGTGAAGGAGAGGTTTCAGATCCCCCATATCTCCACTGGTGACATGTTGAGGGAGCATGTGAAGGAGGGCACCGAGCTGGGCCGCAAGGCCAAGGAGTACATGGACGGAGGCAAGCTGGTGCCGGACGACCTCATCATTGCCATGATGGAGGATAGGCTTTCCAAGGAGGACTGTGCTGGGGGTTTTCTTTTGGATGGATTCCCCAGGACGTTGCCTCAGGCGGAGGCGCTTGACCGGTTGCTCTCCAAGATGGGCATAAAGCTCGACGGGGTGGTCCTTTTGGACGTTTCGGACGATGTTGTGGTGGAGCGTCTTTCTGGCCGTCGGGTCTGTCGTTCCTGTGGGGCCATATACCACGTTTCGTTCCACCCGTCCTCCAGGGGGGATCTTTGCGAGGCCTGTGGCGGTGAGCTCTACCAGAGGGACGACGACAGGGAAGAGGTTATTCGTCGCAGGCTTAAGGTTTATCACGAGCAGACGGCCCCCCTTGAGTCTTACTACGAGGGCAAGGGGCTTCTCCGCAGGGTGAGCGGGGAAGGGGCCACCGACGCGGTGCTCAAGGTTCTCCAGGGGAACTAG
- the rplV gene encoding 50S ribosomal protein L22, producing MEAKAVARRVRIAASKVRQVLPLIRGKEVGEALMILRYTPKKGARVVEKVLKSAVANAEHNYGLDVDKLVVVRASADQGSYMKRFRPVSMGRAHAYRHHTSHITVVVAER from the coding sequence ATGGAAGCGAAGGCCGTTGCTAGGCGGGTCAGGATCGCCGCGTCCAAAGTTCGTCAGGTCCTTCCCCTGATAAGGGGCAAGGAAGTGGGAGAGGCCCTGATGATCCTGAGGTACACCCCCAAGAAGGGTGCTCGGGTGGTGGAGAAGGTGCTTAAGAGCGCCGTTGCTAACGCGGAGCACAACTATGGCCTTGACGTGGATAAGCTGGTGGTTGTCAGGGCCAGCGCCGATCAGGGTTCTTACATGAAGAGGTTCAGGCCGGTGTCCATGGGCAGGGCTCATGCTTACCGGCACCACACCAGCCACATCACAGTGGTAGTGGCGGAACGCTAG
- the rplR gene encoding 50S ribosomal protein L18, with protein sequence MRELRHRRLRRELAGTPERPRLAVFRSLKHIYAQIIDDQAGHTLVSASTMERDLRGELKSTGDQNAAREVGKRIAERALAKGITEVVFDRGGHMYHGRVKALAEAAREAGLKF encoded by the coding sequence ATGCGGGAACTGCGCCACCGCCGGCTTCGCCGGGAGCTAGCCGGCACCCCTGAGCGTCCCAGGCTGGCGGTTTTCCGCAGTCTAAAGCACATATACGCTCAGATAATAGACGATCAGGCGGGGCACACCCTGGTTTCCGCCTCCACCATGGAGAGGGATCTCCGTGGGGAGCTGAAGTCCACCGGTGATCAGAACGCCGCCCGCGAGGTTGGCAAGAGGATAGCCGAGAGGGCCCTCGCCAAGGGGATAACCGAGGTGGTCTTCGACAGGGGTGGCCACATGTACCATGGCCGGGTCAAGGCCTTGGCGGAGGCCGCTCGCGAAGCGGGCCTCAAGTTCTAA
- the rpsE gene encoding 30S ribosomal protein S5, with amino-acid sequence MNGKSSLSRGAELQERVVAINRVSKVVKGGKRFKFSVLVVVGDGMGRVGMGLGKAKEVSEAVRKGIEHAKKEMVTLKQVGHTIPHPVTGKHGAAEVLLKPASPGTGVIAGGVVRAIMELGGVKDVLTKVIGRTSNPINVAYATLAGVKALRTPEEILRLRGKERKAASQEA; translated from the coding sequence ATGAATGGCAAGAGTTCGCTTTCTAGGGGGGCGGAGCTTCAGGAGCGCGTTGTGGCCATCAACCGGGTTAGCAAGGTTGTTAAGGGCGGTAAGCGCTTCAAGTTCAGCGTCCTCGTGGTGGTAGGTGATGGAATGGGCCGGGTTGGCATGGGTCTTGGCAAGGCCAAGGAGGTCTCCGAGGCGGTGCGCAAGGGCATAGAGCACGCCAAGAAGGAGATGGTGACCTTGAAGCAGGTGGGTCACACCATTCCCCACCCGGTTACCGGCAAGCATGGGGCCGCGGAGGTGCTTTTGAAGCCCGCTTCCCCCGGTACGGGAGTTATCGCCGGTGGTGTGGTACGGGCCATAATGGAGCTCGGCGGGGTTAAGGACGTGCTCACCAAGGTGATCGGTAGGACCTCCAATCCCATCAACGTGGCCTATGCCACCTTGGCGGGGGTTAAGGCTTTGAGGACCCCTGAGGAGATCCTCCGGCTCCGGGGCAAGGAGCGCAAGGCGGCTTCCCAGGAGGCTTGA
- the rpsS gene encoding 30S ribosomal protein S19, with protein sequence MARSLKKGPYVDAKLLRRIEEMNESGKKRVLKTWARRSSITPEMVGHTIAVHNGRTHVPVYISDNMVGHKLGEFAPTRKFGGHAGQERSTKSR encoded by the coding sequence ATGGCTCGATCGCTGAAGAAGGGGCCCTACGTTGACGCCAAGCTCCTCCGCAGGATAGAGGAGATGAATGAGTCGGGCAAGAAGAGGGTTTTGAAGACCTGGGCCAGGAGGTCCAGCATAACCCCCGAGATGGTTGGGCACACCATAGCGGTGCACAACGGGCGGACCCACGTTCCGGTGTACATCAGCGACAACATGGTGGGCCACAAGCTTGGAGAGTTCGCTCCCACCCGCAAGTTCGGAGGACATGCGGGGCAGGAGCGGTCCACCAAGTCCAGGTAG
- the secY gene encoding preprotein translocase subunit SecY, which translates to MIDSFRDAFRLPDLKNRFLFVLAALFVYRLGAHIPTPGIDPEAMARLFERGGVLGFLDLFAGGALSRFSIFALGVVPYINSSIVMQLLTVVVPSLEKMQKEGEDGRKKITQYTRYGTVIFALVQSIGMVSWLRGLGVFYGGFLDGVLAVATVTTGSLAVMWLGEVMSDHGIGNGISMLIFAGIVARIPGAIAQTFTMVRMGEMNILVVLLALVIMVAVVAGCVMLQEGQRKLPVQYAKRVVGNRVYGGQSTYIPLRVNTAGVIPIIFASSVLLFPYTIARFFSGPVAEAVQRIFSPGSVVYMILYVALIVFFSFFYTAVVFNPAELAENMKKYGGFILGIRPGKPTADYIEKVMSRITLGGALALAAVAIVPTLMSGLLNVNTFYFGGTSVLIVVGVALDTVHQLEGQLLMRHYEGILKRRGGKSGGLLKL; encoded by the coding sequence TTGATCGACTCCTTCCGGGACGCGTTCCGTTTGCCGGATCTGAAGAATCGCTTTCTCTTCGTCCTGGCGGCGCTGTTCGTGTATCGTCTCGGGGCTCACATCCCCACTCCGGGGATTGACCCCGAGGCGATGGCCCGGCTCTTCGAGCGAGGAGGCGTTCTGGGGTTTTTGGATCTCTTTGCTGGGGGGGCCTTGAGCAGGTTTAGCATCTTCGCGTTGGGCGTTGTGCCCTATATCAACTCCAGCATAGTAATGCAGCTTTTGACCGTCGTGGTTCCCTCCTTGGAGAAGATGCAGAAGGAGGGGGAGGACGGCCGGAAGAAGATAACCCAGTACACCCGTTACGGCACGGTGATCTTCGCCTTGGTCCAGTCCATAGGCATGGTGAGCTGGCTTAGGGGTCTTGGGGTCTTCTATGGTGGCTTCCTGGATGGTGTGTTGGCGGTAGCCACTGTTACTACCGGTTCTCTGGCGGTGATGTGGCTTGGGGAGGTCATGTCCGATCACGGCATAGGGAACGGCATCTCCATGCTGATCTTCGCTGGTATCGTGGCCAGGATTCCCGGTGCCATAGCCCAGACCTTCACCATGGTGAGGATGGGGGAGATGAACATCCTGGTGGTCCTGCTGGCGTTGGTCATAATGGTGGCGGTGGTGGCGGGTTGCGTGATGCTCCAGGAGGGGCAGCGGAAGCTCCCTGTCCAGTACGCCAAGCGGGTGGTTGGCAACCGTGTGTACGGGGGTCAGAGCACGTACATCCCCCTCAGGGTTAACACCGCCGGTGTTATCCCGATAATATTCGCCTCCTCGGTGCTGCTGTTTCCTTATACCATAGCCCGTTTCTTCTCCGGCCCTGTGGCGGAGGCGGTGCAGCGGATCTTCTCGCCGGGAAGCGTGGTGTACATGATCCTTTATGTGGCTCTGATAGTGTTCTTCTCCTTCTTTTACACCGCGGTGGTGTTCAACCCCGCGGAGCTGGCGGAGAACATGAAGAAGTATGGGGGCTTCATCCTGGGCATAAGGCCTGGCAAGCCCACCGCGGACTACATAGAGAAGGTCATGTCCAGGATAACCTTGGGTGGTGCGTTAGCGCTGGCGGCGGTGGCCATTGTTCCTACCCTGATGTCCGGGCTCCTGAACGTGAACACCTTCTACTTCGGAGGCACCTCGGTCCTCATCGTGGTGGGGGTTGCCCTTGATACGGTTCATCAGTTGGAGGGACAGCTTCTCATGAGGCATTACGAGGGTATCCTCAAGCGCCGGGGAGGAAAGTCCGGCGGACTGCTAAAGCTGTAA
- the rpsC gene encoding 30S ribosomal protein S3 — protein MGQKVHPIGYRLGVIYDWESRWYADKKAYAKNLHEDLELRKWIKERWGHAGISRVEIERIGNVMRFTVWTARPGVVIGKGGAEIQVVRDELQRKTGNRVMINIQEIKNPDADAQVVSEGIASALERRVSFRRAMKQSIFRAMKAGAKGIKIQCSGRLGGAEIARSEWYLEGQLPLSTLRADISYGYSVARTIYGVIGVKVWIYRGEVIGGAKAQAEVASRDRG, from the coding sequence GTGGGCCAGAAAGTTCACCCGATAGGGTACCGGCTTGGGGTCATATACGATTGGGAGTCTCGCTGGTATGCCGATAAGAAGGCTTACGCCAAGAATCTCCACGAGGACCTGGAGCTTAGGAAGTGGATCAAGGAGCGTTGGGGTCACGCGGGCATAAGCCGCGTGGAGATAGAGCGGATAGGTAACGTTATGCGTTTTACTGTTTGGACCGCCCGGCCTGGTGTTGTTATAGGCAAGGGAGGGGCGGAGATCCAGGTGGTGAGGGACGAGCTTCAGAGGAAGACCGGAAACCGGGTGATGATCAACATACAGGAGATCAAGAACCCGGATGCGGACGCCCAGGTGGTGTCCGAGGGGATAGCCTCGGCGCTGGAGAGGCGGGTCAGCTTCCGGAGGGCGATGAAGCAGTCCATATTCCGGGCCATGAAGGCCGGTGCCAAGGGGATAAAGATTCAGTGTTCCGGCCGTCTTGGTGGGGCGGAGATAGCCAGGAGCGAGTGGTACCTGGAGGGACAGCTTCCGCTTTCTACCTTGAGGGCGGACATAAGCTACGGGTACTCTGTGGCTCGCACCATCTACGGGGTCATAGGGGTGAAGGTCTGGATATACCGAGGCGAGGTAATAGGCGGAGCCAAGGCCCAGGCCGAGGTTGCTTCCAGGGACAGGGGGTAA
- the rpsQ gene encoding 30S ribosomal protein S17: MEERKPYRKVRTGVVVSDKMDKTVVVKVSRMSKHALYGKPVLRVKKYMAHDEANDCRVGDRVKIEETRPLSRHKRWRVVEILERAPIFGAAGASEEE; this comes from the coding sequence ATGGAGGAGCGCAAGCCCTATAGGAAGGTAAGGACCGGCGTGGTGGTGAGCGACAAGATGGACAAGACCGTGGTGGTCAAGGTCTCTCGGATGTCGAAGCACGCCCTTTACGGTAAGCCGGTTTTGAGGGTCAAGAAGTACATGGCCCACGACGAGGCCAACGACTGCAGGGTGGGTGACCGGGTCAAGATAGAGGAGACCAGGCCGCTGAGCCGGCACAAGCGTTGGCGGGTTGTGGAGATTTTGGAGCGGGCGCCCATCTTTGGCGCAGCTGGCGCCTCCGAGGAGGAATAA
- the rpmC gene encoding 50S ribosomal protein L29 — translation MDAKELRELSVEELREKHRQYKEELFNLRFQNAVGQLSNTARIREVRRTIARVLTVLREKETAGGSVGARR, via the coding sequence ATGGACGCTAAGGAACTCCGCGAGCTTTCAGTTGAGGAGCTTAGGGAGAAGCACAGGCAGTATAAGGAGGAGCTTTTCAACCTGCGGTTTCAGAACGCGGTGGGTCAGCTTTCCAACACTGCCCGCATAAGAGAGGTAAGGCGTACCATCGCGCGGGTGCTCACCGTTCTTCGTGAGAAGGAGACCGCCGGTGGTTCAGTAGGTGCGAGGAGGTAA
- a CDS encoding type Z 30S ribosomal protein S14: MSRKCLENKAKQEPKFKVRRYNRCPICGRPRGFMRLFNMCRCCFRSLAREGKIPGVVKSSW; this comes from the coding sequence ATGTCCCGTAAGTGTTTGGAGAACAAGGCCAAGCAAGAGCCTAAGTTCAAGGTACGTCGTTACAACCGTTGCCCCATATGTGGTCGCCCCCGGGGGTTCATGCGGTTGTTCAACATGTGCCGCTGCTGTTTCAGGAGCCTGGCCCGCGAGGGGAAGATCCCCGGCGTGGTCAAGTCCAGCTGGTAG